In the genome of Populus trichocarpa isolate Nisqually-1 chromosome 6, P.trichocarpa_v4.1, whole genome shotgun sequence, one region contains:
- the LOC7458495 gene encoding acyl-CoA--sterol O-acyltransferase 1 has protein sequence MGGGLPNFLLVWILVLALLCYCHKIGKLIDKGTTRLFAILPVICIFLVLPLYISVFNLRALSSFFLSWLANFKLLLFALDQGPLSPQPVPLSLPHFIALACLPIKIQQNPPPNLSPHSQELVNVNDNQDLEKLVNVEDNDTPSQEVPRKGLSTPLKYFIKFLLLVLFGYMYTKEEYIHSKIIFLVYVIHIYIGLEFILAMVGAVARAFLGIELEPQFDEPYLASSLQDFWGKRWNLMVTSVLHPAVFNPVRSLFSRFMTKKWTLLPAAIASFLVSGIMHELIFYHIGRRKPTWEVTCFFLLHGVCLTIEIVIKRELNCSWGLPRVVAAPLVVGFVVATAVWLFMPTVVRCKIDVEARMEIIAFINFVKGVYIYLKNVL, from the coding sequence ATGGGAGGTGGCTTGCCCAACTTCCTCTTGGTATGGATACTAGTCTTGGCACTACTTTGCTATTGTCACAAAATAGGTAAGTTGATCGACAAAGGAACAACTAGGCTCTTTGCTATCCTCCCAGTCATATGCATATTTCTTGTCCTTCCTCTCTATATCTCTGTCTTCAATCTTAGagctctttcttctttcttcctctcttgGCTTGCAAACTTCAAGCTTCTTCTCTTTGCCTTAGACCAAGGCCCTTTATCACCCCAACCAGTACCCCTCTCTTTGCCACATTTTATTGCCTTAGCTTGCCTTCCCATCAAGATTCAACAAAACCCTCCACCAAATTTATCACCTCATAGTCAAGAGCTTGTAAATGTTAATGATAATCAAGATCTTGAGAAGCTTGTAAATGTTGAAGACAATGATACCCCATCTCAAGAAGTCCCCAGAAAAGGCCTTAGTACACCtctaaaatatttcataaagTTTCTACTACTGGTCTTATTTGGTTACATGTACACCAAAGAAGAATATATCCATTCAAAAATCATATTTCTAGTCTATGTTATCCACATTTATATTGGTCTAGAATTTATCTTAGCCATGGTTGGAGCCGTAGCTCGAGCCTTCCTTGGTATAGAACTCGAGCCACAATTTGATGAGCCATACCTAGCTAGCTCATTGCAAGACTTTTGGGGCAAAAGATGGAACCTGATGGTGACTAGTGTCCTACACCCTGCGGTATTCAATCCTGTCAGGTCCCTTTTTAGCCGTTTTATGACAAAAAAATGGACGCTATTACCAGCTGCGATTGCATCATTTTTGGTTTCCGGCATCATGCACGAGCTGATTTTCTATCACATTGGACGCCGAAAGCCAACTTGGGAGGTCACGTGCTTCTTTCTCTTGCATGGTGTTTGCTTGACTATTGAAATTGTTATCAAGAGGGAATTAAACTGTTCGTGGGGATTGCCTAGGGTGGTGGCAGCACCACTTGTGGTGGGGTTTGTGGTGGCTACTGCCGTGTGGTTGTTCATGCCGACAGTGGTACGTTGCAAGATTGATGTTGAGGCAAGAATGGAAATAAttgctttcattaattttgtgaaaGGTGTATACATCTACTTGAAAAATgtattgtga